From one Nitrospira sp. MA-1 genomic stretch:
- a CDS encoding aspartate 1-decarboxylase, translating into MYRQLLRCKIHRATVTDSSLDYEGSLTIDQDLMDRAGIMAYEAVMVSNLNNGERFSTYALPGARGKGEIILNGPTARLGVVGDKVIIFCYELFNDEEAKRHVPQVIQVDHQNKAK; encoded by the coding sequence ATGTATAGACAATTGTTACGATGTAAAATTCACCGGGCGACCGTTACCGATTCCAGTCTTGACTATGAGGGTAGTTTAACGATTGACCAGGACCTCATGGATCGAGCGGGAATCATGGCCTATGAAGCGGTGATGGTCTCCAATTTGAATAACGGGGAGCGGTTTTCGACTTACGCGCTCCCTGGTGCCCGTGGCAAAGGTGAGATCATCTTAAATGGTCCCACTGCCAGGTTGGGAGTGGTTGGCGATAAGGTCATTATTTTTTGTTATGAATTATTTAATGACGAAGAAGCCAAACGGCACGTCCCTCAAGTTATCCAAGTCGATCATCAGAATAAAGCAAAGTAA
- the coaD gene encoding pantetheine-phosphate adenylyltransferase, with product MTIGIYPGTFDPITRGHTDVIARSLRLVEQLVVAVAPNPRKAPLFDLDERVQLAKIATSDLKGVTVEPFDGLLVNYVRERGALAIIRGLRAVSDFEHEFQMALLNRKLDSNLETVFLMSSEEYSYLTSSMVKEVASVGGPLHHFLHPEVAECLQGRIRRNAK from the coding sequence ATGACCATTGGCATATATCCAGGCACATTTGATCCCATTACCCGAGGGCATACCGACGTCATTGCTCGAAGCCTCAGGTTGGTTGAGCAATTGGTCGTAGCGGTAGCCCCAAACCCTCGGAAAGCTCCCTTGTTCGACCTAGACGAACGAGTACAATTGGCCAAAATCGCCACCAGCGACCTGAAGGGAGTCACAGTTGAACCGTTTGATGGATTACTGGTGAACTACGTGCGGGAACGTGGGGCCTTGGCCATCATCCGGGGGCTACGAGCCGTGTCGGATTTCGAACATGAATTTCAAATGGCCCTGCTGAACCGAAAACTTGACTCTAACCTGGAAACCGTCTTTTTGATGTCGAGTGAGGAATATTCGTATCTCACTTCCAGCATGGTCAAAGAGGTTGCCTCGGTTGGTGGTCCCCTTCACCATTTCCTTCATCCCGAGGTTGCCGAATGCCTCCAGGGCCGAATACGGAGAAATGCCAAATGA
- a CDS encoding DUF948 domain-containing protein, producing the protein MVDLAAIIIAVAFVVLVGYLVPMILQVKRTVGQSERLLIRLNHELPGLLKDVKGTNENLLALTDQAKLGIDRATIFLNAVGDVGETVSHVHQTVREKGGGLAVGVTSLLAGFKAATSTMKKRIHKEQKGGPSYGS; encoded by the coding sequence ATGGTGGATTTGGCAGCGATCATCATTGCCGTGGCCTTTGTCGTCTTGGTGGGCTATCTGGTTCCGATGATTCTTCAAGTGAAACGTACAGTTGGGCAATCCGAACGTTTACTTATTCGCTTGAACCATGAGTTGCCGGGATTATTGAAGGACGTCAAGGGAACCAACGAAAACCTTTTAGCTCTTACCGATCAAGCCAAGCTTGGTATTGATCGTGCCACTATTTTCTTGAATGCAGTTGGAGATGTTGGGGAAACCGTGAGTCATGTCCATCAGACCGTTCGTGAGAAAGGGGGAGGCCTTGCTGTGGGCGTTACCAGTTTACTTGCCGGATTCAAAGCAGCGACTTCGACGATGAAGAAACGTATACATAAAGAACAAAAAGGAGGGCCATCCTATGGCAGTTAA
- a CDS encoding YtxH domain-containing protein yields MAVNQSGASAGSVALAFLSGALLGAVTAIMLAPQPGRDSRERITGYARRTSEDLRDIKERATDAVEDVVGRGRELVEEISCAVREALDAGRDAMRREREMKSLD; encoded by the coding sequence ATGGCAGTTAATCAGTCAGGTGCATCAGCAGGCTCGGTTGCGTTGGCCTTTTTAAGTGGAGCGCTATTGGGAGCTGTGACGGCGATCATGTTAGCCCCTCAGCCGGGAAGAGATTCCCGAGAACGAATTACGGGGTATGCCCGACGCACGAGTGAAGATTTGCGAGACATTAAGGAGCGGGCCACGGATGCTGTGGAAGATGTCGTCGGTCGTGGCCGTGAACTGGTGGAAGAAATTTCCTGTGCCGTGCGAGAAGCGTTAGACGCGGGTCGGGATGCCATGCGCCGTGAACGTGAAATGAAATCCTTGGATTAA
- the gatC gene encoding Asp-tRNA(Asn)/Glu-tRNA(Gln) amidotransferase subunit GatC: MASITQKEVEHVAQLARLDLTEAEKPVFAEQLNHILAYVDQLQGVSTEGVPLTASVVHEEPVLREDTPRECLSVEKALANAPLSHNGFFVVPNILGK; this comes from the coding sequence ATGGCCTCTATCACTCAAAAAGAAGTCGAACATGTTGCTCAATTGGCCCGTTTGGACCTCACCGAGGCGGAAAAACCCGTATTTGCGGAACAATTGAATCATATTTTAGCGTATGTGGATCAATTGCAAGGGGTGTCGACGGAAGGTGTTCCTCTCACGGCTTCTGTTGTCCATGAGGAACCGGTGCTACGTGAAGATACCCCACGCGAATGCTTGTCCGTGGAAAAGGCGCTGGCCAATGCCCCATTGTCACATAATGGATTTTTTGTGGTTCCGAATATTTTAGGTAAATAA
- the rsmD gene encoding 16S rRNA (guanine(966)-N(2))-methyltransferase RsmD, giving the protein MKPSSIRIVAGELKGRTIPTLPGRTTRPTSQRAREALFSILGGQIQGATVADLFAGTGAVGLEALSRGATKALFVEQNPLAGASIQRMLSQFKIASSSQVLIEDVSLAIQNSILVGWRPFDMIFMDPPYRLPNVQQILHHLEEADVMAPTGRIIYEHFHKTIPPIPLGKWALIRTARYGDTALTFYRPVPQPEKDSDL; this is encoded by the coding sequence ATGAAACCCTCTTCTATCCGGATCGTTGCAGGAGAATTGAAAGGTCGAACCATCCCTACCCTTCCGGGGCGAACCACCCGTCCGACCTCCCAGCGAGCCAGGGAGGCCCTCTTTTCTATCCTGGGTGGCCAGATTCAGGGTGCCACCGTGGCCGATCTGTTTGCGGGGACAGGAGCGGTGGGACTGGAAGCCTTAAGCCGTGGAGCGACCAAAGCGCTCTTTGTTGAGCAAAATCCTTTGGCCGGAGCGAGTATTCAGCGGATGCTTTCCCAATTTAAGATTGCCTCATCAAGCCAGGTCCTCATTGAGGATGTGTCACTCGCCATACAAAATTCAATTTTGGTAGGATGGCGTCCGTTTGACATGATATTCATGGACCCGCCTTACCGGCTCCCGAATGTACAACAGATCTTGCATCACTTAGAGGAAGCGGACGTCATGGCCCCGACCGGTCGAATCATTTATGAACATTTCCATAAAACCATCCCCCCGATTCCTCTTGGGAAATGGGCGCTCATCCGAACCGCTCGCTATGGGGATACGGCCTTGACGTTTTACCGACCTGTGCCCCAACCCGAAAAAGATTCTGACCTATGA
- the gatA gene encoding Asp-tRNA(Asn)/Glu-tRNA(Gln) amidotransferase subunit GatA, translated as MSLFKLTLKELQGKFTAGEVSAMDIARSYLLRLSQVEPKIKAYITLTPKETLLQQAKAIDDGLKAWRKTQPLMAMPLGIKDNICTEGIRTTCGSRMLETFVPPYDASVMGGLRPHQPLILGKTNLDEFAMGSSTEHSAFGPSRNPWNQKYIPGGSSGGSAAAVAADECVAALGSDTGGSIRQPAACCGVVGLKPTYGRVSRYGLIAFASSLDQIGPITKTVTDAAILLNAIAGFDPMDSTSANRDVPDFTKSVKKKDVKKLIIGVPREYFAEGLDAEVSEKVQDAILVLQELGGTIREVTLPFTEQAIATYYLVATAEASSNLARYDGVKFGFRSKESGELAEMYRSTRSQGFGPEVKRRIMLGTYALSAGYYDAYYGKAQAVRTLIQREFESVFQEVDLLVSPVMPTPAFQLGERLDDPLQMYLSDIYTIPASLAGLPAISVPCGLSKTGLPIGLQLMGRPFEEAMVLRAAYAYEQATDWRVKRPVIRS; from the coding sequence ATGTCTCTATTTAAACTTACGCTAAAAGAGCTTCAGGGGAAATTTACCGCTGGCGAGGTGAGTGCGATGGATATCGCCAGGTCCTATTTGCTGCGACTCAGTCAAGTAGAACCAAAAATTAAAGCCTATATTACCCTGACACCGAAAGAGACTCTGCTTCAGCAAGCCAAAGCGATTGATGATGGCTTGAAAGCCTGGCGAAAAACACAACCGCTCATGGCCATGCCATTAGGCATTAAAGATAATATTTGTACAGAGGGGATCCGGACGACTTGTGGATCTCGAATGTTGGAAACCTTTGTTCCGCCGTATGACGCTTCCGTAATGGGCGGTCTTCGACCTCACCAACCCCTGATTCTTGGCAAAACCAATCTTGATGAATTTGCCATGGGTTCGTCCACGGAACATTCAGCGTTCGGGCCGTCCAGGAATCCGTGGAATCAAAAGTATATTCCCGGAGGATCCAGTGGAGGATCGGCCGCCGCGGTGGCTGCAGATGAATGTGTGGCAGCCTTGGGTTCCGATACCGGAGGGTCGATCCGACAACCGGCGGCCTGTTGCGGGGTGGTGGGGTTGAAGCCAACGTATGGGCGTGTGTCCCGGTATGGGCTCATCGCATTTGCCTCATCTCTGGATCAAATCGGTCCTATTACCAAAACCGTGACTGATGCTGCTATCCTGCTCAATGCCATTGCCGGATTTGATCCAATGGATTCCACGTCTGCTAATCGTGACGTCCCGGATTTCACCAAATCCGTGAAAAAGAAAGACGTCAAAAAACTTATTATCGGAGTGCCGCGGGAATATTTTGCAGAAGGTCTTGATGCTGAAGTCTCCGAGAAAGTTCAAGATGCCATCCTGGTGTTGCAGGAGTTGGGCGGAACGATTCGCGAGGTAACGTTGCCCTTCACGGAACAAGCCATTGCGACCTATTACCTTGTCGCCACGGCAGAAGCCAGCTCTAATTTAGCTCGCTATGACGGCGTCAAGTTTGGGTTTCGTTCAAAGGAGTCGGGAGAGCTGGCAGAGATGTATCGGAGCACCCGGTCTCAAGGGTTTGGGCCTGAAGTGAAACGGCGTATTATGTTGGGGACTTATGCGCTGAGTGCCGGGTATTACGACGCATATTATGGAAAAGCCCAAGCGGTTCGCACCTTGATTCAACGGGAATTTGAGTCAGTGTTCCAGGAAGTTGATCTGCTGGTGAGTCCAGTCATGCCGACGCCGGCTTTTCAATTGGGGGAGCGATTAGACGATCCCTTGCAGATGTATCTATCCGACATCTATACCATTCCTGCGAGTTTGGCTGGACTTCCAGCAATTTCCGTTCCCTGTGGATTGAGTAAAACCGGCCTCCCCATTGGATTACAACTGATGGGTCGTCCCTTTGAGGAAGCCATGGTCTTGCGTGCAGCCTATGCCTATGAACAAGCTACCGACTGGCGAGTGAAACGGCCAGTGATTCGGTCTTGA
- the radC gene encoding DNA repair protein RadC has protein sequence MNEPQLKKGIQSWPERERPRELLLSHGAQRLSDAQLVAILLRIGRPDSSAVDVALDLLTRLKGLRGLANRSLQELCVVPGIGPAKAAQILAAVELGKRALAIPLTAGLRIHHSQDIYQHYYPLLRDLRHEVFKALLLDAKHGLIRDVTVSEGSLTVSIVHPREVFNLAVRESAAAVIFVHNHPSGDPQPSEEDHALTRRLMAAGEILGIRVLDHIVIGDGRYVSFADEGFLLSSATTLDL, from the coding sequence ATGAATGAACCGCAACTCAAAAAAGGGATTCAATCCTGGCCGGAAAGGGAACGTCCCCGCGAACTCCTTCTAAGCCATGGGGCTCAGAGATTATCAGATGCTCAGCTGGTGGCCATCCTCTTACGAATTGGTCGACCCGATTCCTCGGCGGTTGATGTTGCATTGGACCTTTTGACGCGTCTTAAGGGACTGCGGGGTTTAGCCAATCGAAGTCTGCAAGAACTGTGTGTTGTCCCGGGTATTGGTCCTGCAAAAGCCGCCCAGATTCTCGCAGCAGTTGAGTTGGGGAAACGGGCATTAGCGATCCCGTTAACGGCAGGGTTACGAATTCACCATAGCCAGGATATTTATCAGCACTACTATCCTTTGTTGCGAGACCTTCGGCATGAGGTCTTTAAGGCACTGTTGCTAGATGCCAAGCATGGGCTTATTCGAGATGTCACCGTTTCCGAGGGAAGTTTGACGGTAAGTATTGTTCATCCGCGGGAAGTGTTCAACCTGGCCGTACGAGAATCTGCGGCGGCAGTCATCTTTGTCCATAATCATCCAAGTGGTGACCCGCAGCCCAGCGAGGAAGACCATGCCTTGACCCGTCGACTCATGGCGGCAGGGGAAATATTGGGTATCCGGGTATTGGATCATATTGTGATTGGAGATGGGCGTTATGTGAGCTTTGCGGATGAAGGCTTTCTGCTTTCCTCGGCAACCACCTTGGATCTGTGA